Proteins from one Daphnia pulicaria isolate SC F1-1A chromosome 3, SC_F0-13Bv2, whole genome shotgun sequence genomic window:
- the LOC124329060 gene encoding vegetative cell wall protein gp1-like isoform X2, with translation MIAARGSVVLLIALMLSSAFSQELWSQTRVKRDKGGHHHQHGPIGPTQHYAQPQQSQRPSYIPAILPIYLRPNSIILPSPPTQSYQQQQQQQPSGYASAPVPAYNQGPPPAQYQPPPPPPPPQQPQYQQPQFQPPPPPPPAPYQPQPQYQPPPSPAAPQVAPPPAPYQSAPPPPPAPAAAAAPSPYSDAPLPVPLYARPPQQQTAAPEAYNPPAQYESTTPASYEAAQQQQEPEQSVQSGSYANSEPVTVPPVIEESASYSTLAPASVDHDIHTNDIAELPVPPLPVPGALPVPGALPVPSAPSADGGKKEEASQWTEGSIPWKLEKLGLNTLNDLLVLSGLDEMFDKEGPFTVFVPVDQAFEILIQKFGGMEKASEEFNKNPELLSSLLKHHVVAGSIPSSSLQNNGAMQSLLTTPLRVKFYESEDSEWRPLKVITVNGARVVKPDIEATNGVIHIVDRVLFPVPQADIYNTLKTDPQQRYTTLISAIDRAGLTAVLANPTAGPYTVFAPTNKAFSLISRAELNGILNDPAKLTKLLQRHVVQDLIYTSGLQGFQKAYALDFEILYIYHAKGMTKVNGANVIDQDNTALNGVIHTIDSVLGLY, from the exons atgattGCTGCCAGAGGCTCTGTCGTCCTCTTGATTGCTTTAATGCTTTCGTCAGCCTTCTCCCAGGAACTGTGGAGCCAAACGAGAGTTAAACGAGATAAAGGtggccatcatcatcag CACGGACCGATTGGACCGACCCAGCATTACGCTCAACCCCAGCAGAGCCAGAGACCTTCTTACATTCCGGCCATTTTGCCGATTTACCTGCGCCCAAATTCCATTATTCTGCCGTCGCCTCCCACTCAATcctaccaacagcagcagcagcagcaacccagCGGTTACGCTTCAGCTCCTGTTCCGGCATACAATCAAGGGCCACCACCGGCCCAGTACCAGcctccgccgccaccaccaccacctcagcAACCCCAATACCAACAACCACAGTTCcagcctcctcctccgccgccaccTGCTCCTTACCAGCCACAACCTCAGTACCAACCTCCTCCTTCACCAGCAGCTCCTCAAGTCGCTCCACCACCGGCACCTTATCAAtccgctcctcctcctcctcctgccccagcagcagcagcagcaccatctCCTTATAGCGATGCTCCTCTACCTGTGCCTCTCTACGCCCGTCCACCTCAGCAGCAGACGGCCGCCCCGGAAGCTTATAATCCGCCAGCTCAGTATGAGAGCACGACGCCCGCTTCCTACGAGGccgcccaacaacaacaggagccCGAACAATCCGTCCAATCCGGCAGCTACGCCAACTCGGAACCCGTCACCGTCCCGCCGGTGATCGAGGAATCCGCCAGCTACAGCACGTTGGCGCCGGCATCCGTCGATCACGACATCCACACCAACGACATTGCCGAACTCCCAGTTCCTCCTCTGCCCGTTCCTGGCGCCCTCCCCGTTCCCGGCGCTCTTCCCGTTCCTTCCGCACCTTCCGCCGACGGTGGCAAAAAGGAGGAAGCCTCCCAGTGGACTGAGGGCTCAATCCCGTGGAAATTGGAGAAACTCGGACTCAACACCTTGAACGACCTTCTGGTTCTCTCCGGTTTGGACGAAATGTTCGACAAAGAAG GACCTTTTACCGTTTTCGTGCCGGTTGACCAGGCCTTTGAGATCCTCATCCAGAAATTCGGCGGTATGGAAAAGGCTAGCGAAGAGTTCAACAAGAACCCAGAACTCCTCAGTTCG CTGCTCAAGCACCACGTCGTGGCCGGTTCCATCCCGTCGTCCTCCTTGCAGAACAACGGCGCAATGCAGAGTCTGCTCACCACACCCCTGCGAGTCAAATTCTACGAGTCGGAAGACAGCGAGTGGCGACCATTAAAG GTGATCACGGTGAACGGTGCCCGTGTCGTGAAACCCGACATTGAAGCCACCAACGGCGTTATCCATATCGTCGATCGAGTGCTCTTCCCCGTGCCGCAGGCCGACATCTACAACACGCTCAAGACCGATCCTCAGCAGCGATACACCACGCTCATTTCCGCGATCGACAGAGCGGGACTGACGGCCGTTCTGGCCAATCCCACGg CCGGACCATACACGGTGTTTGCGCCCACCAACAAGGCTTTCTCACTGATATCCCGGGCCGAGCTTAACGGAATCCTGAACGATCCGGCCAAATTGACCAAGTTGCTCCAACGTCACGTCGTCCAAGATTTAATCTACACTTCCGGTCTCCAAGGTTTCCAGAAAGCTTACGCCCTTGATTTTGAAATCCTTTACATCTACCACGCCAAGG GCATGACCAAGGTGAACGGAGCCAACGTCATCGACCAGGACAACACGGCGCTGAACGGTGTCATCCACACCATCGATTCCGTTTTGGGACTTTATTGA
- the LOC124329060 gene encoding vegetative cell wall protein gp1-like isoform X1, translating to MIAARGSVVLLIALMLSSAFSQELWSQTRVKRDKGGHHHQHGPIGPTQHYAQPQQSQRPSYIPAILPIYLRPNSIILPSPPTQSYQQQQQQQPSGYASAPVPAYNQGPPPAQYQPPPPPPPPQQPQYQQPQFQPPPPPPPAPYQPQPQYQPPPSPAAPQVAPPPAPYQSAPPPPPAPAAAAAPSPYSDAPLPVPLYARPPQQQTAAPEAYNPPAQYESTTPASYEAAQQQQEPEQSVQSGSYANSEPVTVPPVIEESASYSTLAPASVDHDIHTNDIAELPVPPLPVPGALPVPGALPVPSAPSADGGKKEEASQWTEGSIPWKLEKLGLNTLNDLLVLSGLDEMFDKEGPFTVFVPVDQAFEILIQKFGGMEKASEEFNKNPELLSSLLKHHVVAGSIPSSSLQNNGAMQSLLTTPLRVKFYESEDSEWRPLKVNTQVITVNGARVVKPDIEATNGVIHIVDRVLFPVPQADIYNTLKTDPQQRYTTLISAIDRAGLTAVLANPTAGPYTVFAPTNKAFSLISRAELNGILNDPAKLTKLLQRHVVQDLIYTSGLQGFQKAYALDFEILYIYHAKGMTKVNGANVIDQDNTALNGVIHTIDSVLGLY from the exons atgattGCTGCCAGAGGCTCTGTCGTCCTCTTGATTGCTTTAATGCTTTCGTCAGCCTTCTCCCAGGAACTGTGGAGCCAAACGAGAGTTAAACGAGATAAAGGtggccatcatcatcag CACGGACCGATTGGACCGACCCAGCATTACGCTCAACCCCAGCAGAGCCAGAGACCTTCTTACATTCCGGCCATTTTGCCGATTTACCTGCGCCCAAATTCCATTATTCTGCCGTCGCCTCCCACTCAATcctaccaacagcagcagcagcagcaacccagCGGTTACGCTTCAGCTCCTGTTCCGGCATACAATCAAGGGCCACCACCGGCCCAGTACCAGcctccgccgccaccaccaccacctcagcAACCCCAATACCAACAACCACAGTTCcagcctcctcctccgccgccaccTGCTCCTTACCAGCCACAACCTCAGTACCAACCTCCTCCTTCACCAGCAGCTCCTCAAGTCGCTCCACCACCGGCACCTTATCAAtccgctcctcctcctcctcctgccccagcagcagcagcagcaccatctCCTTATAGCGATGCTCCTCTACCTGTGCCTCTCTACGCCCGTCCACCTCAGCAGCAGACGGCCGCCCCGGAAGCTTATAATCCGCCAGCTCAGTATGAGAGCACGACGCCCGCTTCCTACGAGGccgcccaacaacaacaggagccCGAACAATCCGTCCAATCCGGCAGCTACGCCAACTCGGAACCCGTCACCGTCCCGCCGGTGATCGAGGAATCCGCCAGCTACAGCACGTTGGCGCCGGCATCCGTCGATCACGACATCCACACCAACGACATTGCCGAACTCCCAGTTCCTCCTCTGCCCGTTCCTGGCGCCCTCCCCGTTCCCGGCGCTCTTCCCGTTCCTTCCGCACCTTCCGCCGACGGTGGCAAAAAGGAGGAAGCCTCCCAGTGGACTGAGGGCTCAATCCCGTGGAAATTGGAGAAACTCGGACTCAACACCTTGAACGACCTTCTGGTTCTCTCCGGTTTGGACGAAATGTTCGACAAAGAAG GACCTTTTACCGTTTTCGTGCCGGTTGACCAGGCCTTTGAGATCCTCATCCAGAAATTCGGCGGTATGGAAAAGGCTAGCGAAGAGTTCAACAAGAACCCAGAACTCCTCAGTTCG CTGCTCAAGCACCACGTCGTGGCCGGTTCCATCCCGTCGTCCTCCTTGCAGAACAACGGCGCAATGCAGAGTCTGCTCACCACACCCCTGCGAGTCAAATTCTACGAGTCGGAAGACAGCGAGTGGCGACCATTAAAGGTAAATACTCAG GTGATCACGGTGAACGGTGCCCGTGTCGTGAAACCCGACATTGAAGCCACCAACGGCGTTATCCATATCGTCGATCGAGTGCTCTTCCCCGTGCCGCAGGCCGACATCTACAACACGCTCAAGACCGATCCTCAGCAGCGATACACCACGCTCATTTCCGCGATCGACAGAGCGGGACTGACGGCCGTTCTGGCCAATCCCACGg CCGGACCATACACGGTGTTTGCGCCCACCAACAAGGCTTTCTCACTGATATCCCGGGCCGAGCTTAACGGAATCCTGAACGATCCGGCCAAATTGACCAAGTTGCTCCAACGTCACGTCGTCCAAGATTTAATCTACACTTCCGGTCTCCAAGGTTTCCAGAAAGCTTACGCCCTTGATTTTGAAATCCTTTACATCTACCACGCCAAGG GCATGACCAAGGTGAACGGAGCCAACGTCATCGACCAGGACAACACGGCGCTGAACGGTGTCATCCACACCATCGATTCCGTTTTGGGACTTTATTGA
- the LOC124329060 gene encoding vegetative cell wall protein gp1-like isoform X3 — MVHSGQRRPVNANQLSHGPIGPTQHYAQPQQSQRPSYIPAILPIYLRPNSIILPSPPTQSYQQQQQQQPSGYASAPVPAYNQGPPPAQYQPPPPPPPPQQPQYQQPQFQPPPPPPPAPYQPQPQYQPPPSPAAPQVAPPPAPYQSAPPPPPAPAAAAAPSPYSDAPLPVPLYARPPQQQTAAPEAYNPPAQYESTTPASYEAAQQQQEPEQSVQSGSYANSEPVTVPPVIEESASYSTLAPASVDHDIHTNDIAELPVPPLPVPGALPVPGALPVPSAPSADGGKKEEASQWTEGSIPWKLEKLGLNTLNDLLVLSGLDEMFDKEGPFTVFVPVDQAFEILIQKFGGMEKASEEFNKNPELLSSLLKHHVVAGSIPSSSLQNNGAMQSLLTTPLRVKFYESEDSEWRPLKVNTQVITVNGARVVKPDIEATNGVIHIVDRVLFPVPQADIYNTLKTDPQQRYTTLISAIDRAGLTAVLANPTAGPYTVFAPTNKAFSLISRAELNGILNDPAKLTKLLQRHVVQDLIYTSGLQGFQKAYALDFEILYIYHAKGMTKVNGANVIDQDNTALNGVIHTIDSVLGLY; from the exons ATGGTTCACTCCGGCCAACGTCGACCCGTCAACGCTAATCAGTTATCT CACGGACCGATTGGACCGACCCAGCATTACGCTCAACCCCAGCAGAGCCAGAGACCTTCTTACATTCCGGCCATTTTGCCGATTTACCTGCGCCCAAATTCCATTATTCTGCCGTCGCCTCCCACTCAATcctaccaacagcagcagcagcagcaacccagCGGTTACGCTTCAGCTCCTGTTCCGGCATACAATCAAGGGCCACCACCGGCCCAGTACCAGcctccgccgccaccaccaccacctcagcAACCCCAATACCAACAACCACAGTTCcagcctcctcctccgccgccaccTGCTCCTTACCAGCCACAACCTCAGTACCAACCTCCTCCTTCACCAGCAGCTCCTCAAGTCGCTCCACCACCGGCACCTTATCAAtccgctcctcctcctcctcctgccccagcagcagcagcagcaccatctCCTTATAGCGATGCTCCTCTACCTGTGCCTCTCTACGCCCGTCCACCTCAGCAGCAGACGGCCGCCCCGGAAGCTTATAATCCGCCAGCTCAGTATGAGAGCACGACGCCCGCTTCCTACGAGGccgcccaacaacaacaggagccCGAACAATCCGTCCAATCCGGCAGCTACGCCAACTCGGAACCCGTCACCGTCCCGCCGGTGATCGAGGAATCCGCCAGCTACAGCACGTTGGCGCCGGCATCCGTCGATCACGACATCCACACCAACGACATTGCCGAACTCCCAGTTCCTCCTCTGCCCGTTCCTGGCGCCCTCCCCGTTCCCGGCGCTCTTCCCGTTCCTTCCGCACCTTCCGCCGACGGTGGCAAAAAGGAGGAAGCCTCCCAGTGGACTGAGGGCTCAATCCCGTGGAAATTGGAGAAACTCGGACTCAACACCTTGAACGACCTTCTGGTTCTCTCCGGTTTGGACGAAATGTTCGACAAAGAAG GACCTTTTACCGTTTTCGTGCCGGTTGACCAGGCCTTTGAGATCCTCATCCAGAAATTCGGCGGTATGGAAAAGGCTAGCGAAGAGTTCAACAAGAACCCAGAACTCCTCAGTTCG CTGCTCAAGCACCACGTCGTGGCCGGTTCCATCCCGTCGTCCTCCTTGCAGAACAACGGCGCAATGCAGAGTCTGCTCACCACACCCCTGCGAGTCAAATTCTACGAGTCGGAAGACAGCGAGTGGCGACCATTAAAGGTAAATACTCAG GTGATCACGGTGAACGGTGCCCGTGTCGTGAAACCCGACATTGAAGCCACCAACGGCGTTATCCATATCGTCGATCGAGTGCTCTTCCCCGTGCCGCAGGCCGACATCTACAACACGCTCAAGACCGATCCTCAGCAGCGATACACCACGCTCATTTCCGCGATCGACAGAGCGGGACTGACGGCCGTTCTGGCCAATCCCACGg CCGGACCATACACGGTGTTTGCGCCCACCAACAAGGCTTTCTCACTGATATCCCGGGCCGAGCTTAACGGAATCCTGAACGATCCGGCCAAATTGACCAAGTTGCTCCAACGTCACGTCGTCCAAGATTTAATCTACACTTCCGGTCTCCAAGGTTTCCAGAAAGCTTACGCCCTTGATTTTGAAATCCTTTACATCTACCACGCCAAGG GCATGACCAAGGTGAACGGAGCCAACGTCATCGACCAGGACAACACGGCGCTGAACGGTGTCATCCACACCATCGATTCCGTTTTGGGACTTTATTGA